A stretch of the Lolium perenne isolate Kyuss_39 chromosome 3, Kyuss_2.0, whole genome shotgun sequence genome encodes the following:
- the LOC139838227 gene encoding uncharacterized protein gives MVTYGSLVTADTRKALFEELLWEHRELAEAHDKCQVIPEASIDALKEQLATAQREKDELNRQHQDELNALKTSYQDLKSQLIQLGLDHAKALKAAEVSAAAKLDEALEDASNATVVLRAELEEMAKARKGAEEKAARLEEERKECDQLILQTDTLALQK, from the exons atggtcacctatgGTAGTCTC gtcaccgctgacactcggaaggccctcttcgaggagcttttatgggagcaccgggagctcgctgaggcacatgacaagtgccaag tgatcccggaagcttccatcgatgctctcaaggagcagctcgccacggcccaac gggaaAAGGACGAGCTCAACCGGCAGCACCAGGAtgagctgaacgccctcaagaccagctaccaggatctcaagtctcagctgattcagctggggctcgatcacgccaaggccctcaaagccgctgaagtgagcgcagcggccaagttggacgaggctctggaggatgcttccaatgccactgtggtgttgcgggcagagctggaggagatggccaaggcccggaagggcgccgaggagaaggccgcgcggctggaggaagaGCGTAAagagtgcgatcagctgatcctgcagaccgatacacttgccctcc